Proteins encoded within one genomic window of Bradyrhizobium sp. CB1717:
- the ugpC gene encoding sn-glycerol-3-phosphate ABC transporter ATP-binding protein UgpC — protein MADVALRKVVKRYDDVEAVRGIDLDIADHEFIVLVGPSGCGKSTTLRMIAGLEDISDGDIMIGGDVVNDVPPKDRDIAMVFQNYALYPHMTVAENMSFGLRLKHYPKAEIKARVTEAARLLDITDLIDRKPKQLSGGQRQRVAMGRAIVRNPKVFLFDEPLSNLDAKLRVQMRIEIKKVHQKVRTTTVYVTHDQVEAMTLADRVVVMNKGRIEQIGTPNELYHKPATRFVAGFIGSPAMNFIPCRLEDVGGTLQLRLTDRIAFPLPPARAARYNALPRTDKLLLGIRPEHLTESHAHLAPGVETFDTVLDVTEPMGMETLVYFGLDGTPVCGRVDPNAGATDGAPMRLAMDLNNMHLLNEETGVVL, from the coding sequence ATGGCTGACGTTGCTTTGCGGAAGGTAGTCAAGCGTTACGATGACGTCGAAGCCGTGCGCGGCATCGACCTCGACATTGCCGATCATGAGTTCATCGTGCTGGTCGGCCCCTCCGGCTGCGGCAAGTCGACGACGCTGCGCATGATCGCCGGGCTCGAGGACATCAGCGACGGCGACATCATGATCGGCGGCGACGTCGTCAACGACGTGCCGCCGAAGGACCGTGACATCGCGATGGTGTTCCAGAACTACGCGCTCTACCCGCACATGACGGTCGCCGAGAACATGTCGTTCGGGCTGCGCCTGAAGCATTATCCCAAGGCCGAGATCAAGGCGCGCGTCACGGAAGCCGCCCGGCTCCTGGACATCACCGACCTGATCGATCGCAAGCCGAAGCAGCTCTCCGGCGGCCAGCGCCAGCGTGTCGCGATGGGACGTGCCATCGTGCGCAATCCCAAGGTATTCTTGTTCGACGAGCCGCTGTCCAATCTCGACGCCAAGCTGCGCGTCCAGATGCGGATCGAGATCAAGAAGGTGCACCAGAAGGTGCGCACCACCACGGTCTACGTCACCCACGACCAGGTCGAGGCGATGACGCTGGCCGATCGCGTCGTGGTGATGAACAAGGGCCGCATCGAGCAGATCGGCACGCCGAACGAGCTCTACCACAAGCCGGCGACGCGCTTCGTGGCGGGCTTCATCGGCTCGCCCGCGATGAACTTCATCCCGTGCCGGCTCGAGGATGTCGGCGGCACGCTTCAGCTTCGCCTCACCGATCGTATCGCTTTCCCGCTGCCGCCGGCCCGCGCCGCGCGCTACAACGCGCTGCCGCGCACCGACAAGCTGCTGCTCGGCATCCGGCCCGAGCATCTCACCGAGTCGCATGCGCATCTTGCGCCGGGGGTCGAGACCTTCGACACCGTGCTCGACGTCACCGAGCCGATGGGCATGGAGACCCTGGTCTATTTCGGGCTTGACGGCACGCCGGTCTGCGGCCGTGTCGATCCCAATGCCGGCGCTACGGACGGGGCTCCCATGCGTTTGGCGATGGACCTCAACAACATGCACCTGCTAAACGAAGAAACCGGCGTCGTGTTGTGA
- a CDS encoding carbohydrate ABC transporter permease: MSTLTIDKAGPSRKVKYGSMSRDRTWALRWSYFFLVLFAIFFLTPPIYMLITSLKSSAEISAATNPWWVFHPTLANYVELLTSNQFLRFFWNSSMISIIVVIVTMLISIPAAFALARMKFWGSATLATGVFLTYLIPDSLLFIPLFKMLGVVQDYTGITLLNRWYVLLFIYPTLTVPFCTWIMIGYFASIPKELDEAALIDGASWLQTLTRIFIPVALPGLIAATIFAFTVSWAQFLYPLVFTTSVDQLVLPVGITTTLIKGDVFNWGQIMTGALLGAAPPLIIYAFLMDYYIAGLTAGATKG; this comes from the coding sequence ATGAGTACGCTCACAATCGACAAGGCCGGCCCCTCCCGCAAGGTCAAGTACGGCAGCATGAGCCGGGACCGCACCTGGGCGCTGCGCTGGTCCTATTTCTTCCTGGTGCTGTTCGCGATCTTCTTCCTGACGCCGCCGATCTACATGCTGATCACCTCGCTCAAGAGCAGCGCGGAGATATCGGCCGCGACCAATCCCTGGTGGGTGTTCCACCCGACGCTGGCGAACTATGTCGAGCTCCTCACCTCGAACCAGTTCCTGCGGTTCTTCTGGAATTCGTCGATGATCTCGATCATCGTCGTGATCGTGACCATGCTGATCAGCATCCCCGCGGCGTTCGCGCTGGCTCGGATGAAGTTCTGGGGCTCGGCGACCTTGGCCACCGGCGTCTTCCTGACCTACCTGATCCCGGACAGCCTTCTGTTCATCCCGCTGTTCAAGATGCTCGGCGTGGTCCAGGATTACACCGGCATCACGCTGCTGAACCGATGGTACGTGCTGCTGTTCATCTATCCGACGCTGACCGTGCCGTTCTGCACCTGGATCATGATCGGCTATTTCGCCTCGATCCCGAAAGAGCTCGATGAGGCCGCCCTCATCGACGGCGCCTCCTGGCTGCAGACCTTGACGCGGATCTTCATCCCGGTCGCACTGCCCGGGCTGATCGCCGCGACCATCTTCGCGTTCACGGTGTCCTGGGCGCAGTTCCTTTATCCCCTGGTGTTCACGACGTCGGTGGATCAGCTCGTGCTGCCGGTCGGCATCACCACCACGCTGATCAAGGGCGACGTGTTCAACTGGGGGCAGATCATGACCGGCGCGCTGCTCGGCGCCGCGCCGCCTCTGATCATCTACGCGTTCCTGATGGACTACTACATTGCCGGCCTGACCGCCGGTGCGACAAAGGGTTGA